TCTCCGAAAACTGACGCGCTCAGCCAGGCCACGGCGTCTCGCCGCTCCGCACCCACGAGCCCCAGCACCAACCGCACATCGCCATGGTCtggccatcaccgccaaaTGTAATCAATCCGTCGTCTTCGCCTGCACCGCATCGTCGTTTGTCTATTGGTCGTCTGCATCGCACTGCGTCTCCTGTTCGTCCTTCTCCCAGCCGCAATCCTGATTCTTCTGCcgcgtcttcttccagccaGCGAGActggcagcatcagcgccagcagcagtggctggATCTCATCCCCTACGATCCTCCTGCTCCTTCTCCTCCGTTggaacagcatcagcatcaatctTCTcagcaatcttcttcttcaatgccTTCAACCGCCTACCACCCCATGCCAGGCTCTTTCCACTCCGACTTCGAACCCGACCTCCCATCctccgacgaagaagccatctTCCGTCTCGCCCACGCCACCTCGCCATTTACCAACTCCAACAACTCGCCATTCGAACCACGAGAAGAGCTTCAAATCCAACCCTTCTCCGTCGTCCCCTCCGCTCAACCCCGCCCCAGctttctctcgtcttcttcttcctcgccccCATTCGCAAACATGTCCACCTACTCTACTCAAGCCGCAAGTTACTCTCTCCCCTCACCGCCAACCTCCCAGCTCGAACGGCCTGAATCGCCCTTGTCTATCGCCGACTCTCAGCCTACGCTCCGCCAGGGCGATTCTCGGGTCCTTTCTCCACCCATGAGTCCCATACCGAGACCCCAAAACAGAGTTCGTAGTGGTAGCGGTAGTGGCAGCAGACATGCTCGAAACTCAGAGGATGTCGATACCCGGGCGCTCAACGCCGTTGTGGATGGCATTGGAAGAATGCAAGTCAATATGAATCTGGACCAAgctgggagatggaggattgCACGGCGGCCTGGCGCTCCTTGGTAGTACAAAAGAGCACCAGCGCCGTGAGATGGCAATCTCAATGGAGGAATTTACGGTATTTGAATTTGAATAGGGTAGATCAAAGTTCAATGGTCATGAAGCGTTGGAAAAGCAATGTTGATatgatataaaaaaaaaaaaaaaaaaaaaaaaaattgaattTTAACGACTCTATATCCTAAAACAATCAATTGCATAATAGATATTATAAGACTTAATCCATTGCATCAATCAACCAAACCAGTGAACCAAACAAACAAGTAACCAACTAagcaatcaatcaaccaAACACGAAACCAATCAAGCAACCAAGCAACTTACAAAAATGAAGAAGGCTCATTCTTAGTAAAAGTGCTCGACTGctgagacgacgacgacgaagtcgacgacgaagacgtcgTTGAAGAcgcctcctcatcctccatcCGCAGCAACTCCTGCACAGCCATCCACAGCTCCACCATCGCAAGACGAAGCTTCAGCgtttcttcgtcgtctcTGGGACTCGCCACGCCATCCATACTCTGCAACAACAGCGCATCGCCAGTGGCTGTAGCCTTGGAACCACCCGAGGGCGAACCACCACAAGGCGGCCCGTCTCGTGTCTGCATCCGGGGATATAAACTCTGGAATATCTTGGCCGCAatggcatctccatctcccaggCCTATACTCTCTTGGTAACCGGTGGCCTGGACTCCTTTCTCAATAGCCTCCAGGGCCTTGTGAAGCCGAACGCTATGAACCAGGTAGGAACCTTGTGCgtcgctctcttctctgaCTGCCGACCCGTCATCTCCGCTTTGACAAGAGCCTTTATTCGAGGGAGAGCCGTAAAGGTGTCTGACGCGCATCGTAAATTTTTGAAACAGCCTTGCCTTTTTCTCCGCAGCCAAGGCTCTCTCTTTCCATTTACTCAGCTTCCCATTTGCGTCTTGCAGTTGTTGATGCAATGCCGCCATGTCGAATTCTTTCAACTGCTGTATTTCCGTCTCGAGCAGTATCATCCTTGCCGACTCCTTGGTTGTACCCGTTGGTCGTCGGATGGCGTTTGAGGGAGTCAATTGGGGGGGATCTGACGCAGTCTTCAAGCCACTCCTGGCATCTCGCTGACCATTGGCCGCGGCCGTTGTAAGGAACATTGCCTCCTGACTGCCAACAGAACCTGCCTCAGAACCTGCCTCAGCTGACGCAGTCTTCAGGCCACTCCTGGCTTCTCGCTGACCATTGGCCGCGGCCGTTGTAAGGAACACAGTCTCCTGACTGTCAACAGAACCTGCCTCAGGTCCTGCCTCAGAACCTGCCTCAGAACCTGCCTCAAAATGAACATCCGAGTCCACAACAGGATTGCCAATGTCTGGATCTGAACTCAGTGGAGGCATCTCGCGATACTCGAGATGCAGCATCGCCACACCATCACGAACATTCCTATTCAAGACTTTCAATTCATAAACCACGTCCCGCCAATGTGTAATAAGCATCTCAGCAACACTAGCTGCATCCATGGCACGCTTCACCATTGCCGCTATAATTCtggcttcctcttcagctttgGCGTCTTCGGTCAACTCTTGCGCTTGCCGACGAAGCAGCTTCGAAGCCCATGGAAAGCGACGCGGCTCAGGAGTTGGCTGGACTGGTTTCAACGGAGGATCATTGCTTAGCAGCGGGCCAACACAAACTCCAAGACCTTCATAATCCACAAACTGATGATCGGGATGAAGAGATTGACCATTAACACGCTCTTCTGGCAACAATTCAGTGATCCGTCCAATCATATGTAGCAAGCCAAAGACGGCGCAAATCACATGGCGGATAGACTTTGACCTGATGGATTGAATGGCGAGTGCTATGAGTCGTGCACGAACCTGGGCACGATAACCACTCGAAAGCTCAGACGGCCCATCCAGCTGCTCATGGATTGCAACAAAAACATTAAAAAGTTTTGGCGATGCCAAGATCCCTCCTGGCAGGCGGGCTAGAAAGCGCTTGAACGTAGAAGCCACATCGTGGATTGTGTGTGCAATGTGGACCGGCAAGGTATCTTGGAGGACTGTCCCAAGCACAGCCTCTTCATGGGCAGGGACCGAGTTGTAGTACCGCGAGAATTCTTCAACGACTCTTTCAGAGCCGGAAACCCGAAAGATGCCCCGGGTATTGGCCTTTTCCGCAATGAATTGTGCACAGGCACGCAAGCACGTTGGTATGGCCAAGGGGTAGGGGGCGTAAGCTGGGGGCAGACGCAGCAGGCTTTTGCTAGACAGCCGTTGCAGGTCTTCAAGATCAACCGACGTGTATACATCAGGCTTGTAGCGACGATGATATGCCAAGTCTGAGACGCTCTGTCGTGATGCTGGATCCGGCCTACTTGGTCCTGAAAAGATTCGACGGAGCAACCCAGGCTGCTTAGGCTCTGGGGTTTCCAGGTTCTGTAATACGGAAAACATCAGAAAATGCTGTCCAGCTCATAGGTCGGTCCATTACTTACAATGAGGATAGTGTCACCATGGGCGAGCAATGGTACTCGATTCTAATAGCTGTCAGCCACATTTCAAGGCGATCCTTTTTGTCCATGTTTCCATACCTCCACCGCCAGATTGTTGAATTGGTCAATAAACACCTCCTGAGCTTCGTCTTGGTTGTCTTCATCCATGAAGTCTGGCACTTCAGCGGTCGGTGGCCAGGTGCGGGTACTGGGCCATGGCTCTATATTAAGCAACGCTTGAACGGCTTGGTCGAGAGGCATCGCACGTGCTTGGTTGGAAGACGCCGGCTGTTGAAGAGTCTGGCGAAGGGAGGCGCGTCGCATCATCTCTCGCCGTGATAAGCAGTAACGGCGCCGATGCTGATGTGCCGCTGGTTGGGGTCGGGGCTCCATGGCGGCAGACGGAGAGAGTCGCGACGAAGCCCCCGATGAGATAACCAACTGGTGAGGGATAGATCGGCTGAAGATGCTTGTCTAAACGCAGCCAAACTGGGTAGGATAATTTGATGCTTCAGTCAAAGCGGCCTTGTGAATCTAGAGGATACATATTCCTGGGTTGTCAAACTGCAGGTTGTAGAATCAGCCCATGACCAAGGGCTTGAAAGCAGGGGCAGGTTCCTTGTAAATTCGCGCATCCAGAGGTGAGGAAGGAAGATCCAAGTTTTGTCCTAAAAGCAGGTTTTGTGTGTCCCAACAGCCACAACACGCGCGTCCAAGTTTCTGAGCAGGAAATGCTGCCATCGTTTAAGGGAAGGCTCTGCTCCACCACTGCAGGAGGGCTGCTTAAGCATTTATCGGCTGCCAAAAACGATCTTGGTCACTGATACCGGATCCATCGCACGCGGCTGGCTGAATTCTCGCAGGCGCCACGGAAGGCAATACGAGAGAGCTATATGAAGAATCAGAGGTCAGACCAAGGGTCAGGGATGTAGGACTCAAGCCTCTCTCAGAGCAAAGTGAGGGAATAGAAAAGCCTAACACAAGAGAGAGGTATAGGATGAAGGTATCTCGACTTGAAACTTTCTCATTCTACAAAGTTCAAAGTTACAAGTTCAACTCAATTTCTACCCAAAAAGGCCGCCGGCCACTTGCGGCGGATAGTGAAGCAGTGCCCGGAATaaccaaaaagaaacttacCTTGCAGCATTCTATCAGTAGATAaacaattaaaaaaaaaaaaaaaaaaaaaaagggggggtgaAATATATGTAGCAGAATCTTAGCAGCTCTCCTGGCATGcctctcctcgtcatcaaacAACCAGTACGCCACACCAGATGCATCCATTAAACCTCCGTATACCCAGCCCAGTTCTCCA
This portion of the Trichoderma atroviride chromosome 6, complete sequence genome encodes:
- a CDS encoding uncharacterized protein (EggNog:ENOG41), giving the protein MVWPSPPNVINPSSSPAPHRRLSIGRLHRTASPVRPSPSRNPDSSAASSSSQRDWQHQRQQQWLDLIPYDPPAPSPPLEQHQHQSSQQSSSSMPSTAYHPMPGSFHSDFEPDLPSSDEEAIFRLAHATSPFTNSNNSPFEPREELQIQPFSVVPSAQPRPSFLSSSSSSPPFANMSTYSTQAASYSLPSPPTSQLERPESPLSIADSQPTLRQGDSRVLSPPMSPIPRPQNRVRSGSGSGSRHARNSEDVDTRALNAVVDGIGRMQVNMNLDQAGRWRIARRPGAPW
- a CDS encoding uncharacterized protein (EggNog:ENOG41); the protein is MEPRPQPAAHQHRRRYCLSRREMMRRASLRQTLQQPASSNQARAMPLDQAVQALLNIEPWPSTRTWPPTAEVPDFMDEDNQDEAQEVFIDQFNNLAVENRVPLLAHGDTILINLETPEPKQPGLLRRIFSGPSRPDPASRQSVSDLAYHRRYKPDVYTSVDLEDLQRLSSKSLLRLPPAYAPYPLAIPTCLRACAQFIAEKANTRGIFRVSGSERVVEEFSRYYNSVPAHEEAVLGTVLQDTLPVHIAHTIHDVASTFKRFLARLPGGILASPKLFNVFVAIHEQLDGPSELSSGYRAQVRARLIALAIQSIRSKSIRHVICAVFGLLHMIGRITELLPEERVNGQSLHPDHQFVDYEGLGVCVGPLLSNDPPLKPVQPTPEPRRFPWASKLLRRQAQELTEDAKAEEEARIIAAMVKRAMDAASVAEMLITHWRDVVYELKVLNRNVRDGVAMLHLEYREMPPLSSDPDIGNPVVDSDVHFEAGSEAGSEAGPEAGSVDSQETVFLTTAAANGQREARSGLKTASAEAGSEAGSVGSQEAMFLTTAAANGQRDARSGLKTASDPPQLTPSNAIRRPTGTTKESARMILLETEIQQLKEFDMAALHQQLQDANGKLSKWKERALAAEKKARLFQKFTMRVRHLYGSPSNKGSCQSGDDGSAVREESDAQGSYLVHSVRLHKALEAIEKGVQATGYQESIGLGDGDAIAAKIFQSLYPRMQTRDGPPCGGSPSGGSKATATGDALLLQSMDGVASPRDDEETLKLRLAMVELWMAVQELLRMEDEEASSTTSSSSTSSSSSQQSSTFTKNEPSSFL